A window of Syngnathus scovelli strain Florida unplaced genomic scaffold, RoL_Ssco_1.2 HiC_scaffold_27, whole genome shotgun sequence contains these coding sequences:
- the LOC125993144 gene encoding janus kinase and microtubule-interacting protein 3-like yields the protein MELEAMLYEALPQRDCPATDGEKASHAGVNDVLTADQRQELRSAVDQWKRALMWELRERDACILQERMDLLHSAQQRNKELKEFIEAHKRQIKQLEEKFLFLFLVFSLAFILWP from the exons atggagctggaggccatgttgtacgaggcgctaccgcagcgggactgccccgccacggacggcgaaaaagccagccacgctggcgtgaatgacgtgctgacggcggatcagagacaagagcttaggagcgccgtggaccaatggaagcgagccctgatgtgggagttgagggagcgcgacgcttgcatcctccaagagagaatggatctgctgcacagcgcgcaacag aggaacaaagagctgaaagaattcatcgaagctcacaagagacaaatcaaacaattggaggagaagtttctgtttctctttctagtcttctccttggccttcattctgtggccctaa